From a region of the Prevotella melaninogenica genome:
- the cysK gene encoding cysteine synthase A, protein MAKVVNKLTELIGNTPLLALNKFSAERGLKTPVLAKVEYFNPGGSVKDRIALAMIEDAEAKGLLKPGSTIIEPTSGNTGVGLALVSAVKGYKLILTMPETMSVERRNLVKAYGATVKLTSGKDGMKGAIKAAEELKDSIPGSIILQQFENQANPERHYLTTGPEIWRDTDGKVDVFVAGVGTGGTVSGIGRYLKEQNPDVKVIAVEPTSSPVLSGGESGPHKIQGIGAGFVPNTYNSKYIDEIFQVENDQAILAGRQLAQQEGLLVGISSGAAAFAATEIAKRPENAGKTIVTLLPDTGERYLSTVLYAFDEYPL, encoded by the coding sequence ATGGCAAAGGTAGTAAACAAACTCACAGAACTTATCGGTAATACACCACTGTTAGCACTTAATAAATTCTCTGCAGAAAGAGGACTCAAAACTCCTGTTCTTGCAAAGGTAGAGTATTTCAATCCTGGTGGTAGTGTGAAGGATCGTATAGCATTGGCTATGATAGAGGATGCTGAGGCTAAGGGACTCTTAAAGCCAGGATCTACAATCATTGAGCCAACCAGTGGAAATACAGGCGTTGGCTTGGCTTTGGTGTCTGCAGTGAAGGGTTATAAGCTTATTCTCACTATGCCAGAGACCATGAGTGTGGAGCGTCGCAACCTTGTAAAGGCTTACGGTGCTACGGTGAAGTTGACAAGTGGAAAGGATGGTATGAAGGGTGCTATCAAGGCTGCAGAGGAGTTGAAAGATTCTATTCCAGGTAGTATTATCCTTCAGCAGTTCGAGAATCAGGCTAATCCAGAACGTCACTATCTTACTACTGGCCCTGAGATTTGGCGCGATACAGATGGTAAGGTTGATGTGTTTGTAGCTGGTGTAGGTACTGGCGGTACGGTGAGTGGTATCGGTCGCTACCTTAAGGAGCAGAATCCTGATGTGAAGGTTATTGCTGTTGAGCCAACTTCATCTCCTGTATTGAGTGGTGGCGAGAGTGGACCACATAAGATTCAGGGTATTGGTGCAGGCTTCGTGCCAAATACTTACAATAGTAAGTATATTGATGAGATATTCCAAGTAGAGAATGATCAGGCTATCCTTGCTGGTCGTCAGTTGGCACAACAAGAAGGTTTGTTGGTTGGTATTTCTTCTGGTGCAGCTGCTTTTGCAGCTACTGAGATTGCTAAGCGTCCTGAGAATGCAGGTAAGACCATCGTAACCTTGCTGCCAGATACAGGCGAGCGTTATCTCTCAACAGTGCTTTACGCCTTTGACGAGTATCCTCTTTAG
- a CDS encoding IS1634 family transposase, producing the protein MHANVQTRFNPATGDMAPYYRIKESYRDVQGHVHSLILLNIGFELSLTAVQVRKIAYALTERFKNRSTPSLFKERLDGLTPIEQAKADEWWSRMEKEGGIDRFNKEEQKSLRKYENYIDLETANYTDARNVGAEWLCKQTIDKLQLEGFLRKNGWTENAIHTALSALIVRTVYAVSERSSYYYLRDNSAAAELYSGVPGWTPGINSLYKITDKLYELKEQLEHHLCSVTDDLFNIDNKLMLFDLTNFYFEGSKRNSDKAKFGRSKEKRSDCKLLVLALCINKEGFIRYSSILEGNTADPKSLPNMIDTLAKRNPSRSKDTLVVMDAGVATEENLELIKRKGYNYLCVSRTKMKDYTLSDDNKSVTVMDARRQKITLKEVKTEDDKDYYLEITSPSKAMTESSMNRVWRERFEMELQRINDGISKKGGTKTYEKVVERTGRAIQKYPSIAKFYQISYIKNEEKPKQMLRVDWEIKDLSAMESGHGVYFLRSNVRTLSERVTWEYYNLIREIECTNRQLKNDLNLRPIYHQKDERSDAHLFFGLLAYWVVNTIRCQLKREGESCYWTEIVRRMSIQKLVTTKGKNPLGETIEMRQCSSPSKQAKQIYDKLDLKHSPFKKNKICRTQSP; encoded by the coding sequence ATGCACGCAAATGTACAGACACGATTCAACCCTGCCACAGGCGACATGGCTCCTTATTATCGCATCAAGGAGTCATATCGCGACGTGCAGGGTCATGTACATTCGCTAATTCTGTTGAACATCGGGTTCGAACTTTCACTTACTGCTGTACAGGTTCGAAAAATTGCATATGCTCTTACCGAACGCTTCAAAAATAGAAGTACACCCTCGCTTTTCAAAGAACGCCTTGACGGTCTTACTCCTATTGAACAGGCAAAGGCTGACGAATGGTGGAGCCGTATGGAGAAAGAAGGTGGAATCGATCGGTTTAATAAGGAAGAGCAGAAGTCGCTGAGAAAATATGAGAACTATATTGACCTTGAGACGGCAAACTATACTGACGCAAGGAATGTTGGCGCAGAGTGGCTCTGCAAGCAGACAATAGACAAGCTGCAGTTAGAGGGTTTTCTGCGCAAAAATGGGTGGACGGAGAATGCGATACACACGGCTTTGTCAGCATTGATTGTTCGTACGGTATATGCTGTCTCTGAACGTTCATCTTATTATTATTTGCGCGATAACTCGGCTGCCGCTGAACTTTATAGTGGAGTTCCTGGCTGGACACCAGGAATCAATTCTCTGTATAAAATCACTGACAAGTTATATGAACTAAAGGAACAGTTAGAGCATCATCTGTGCAGCGTTACTGACGATCTCTTTAATATAGACAACAAGTTGATGCTCTTCGACTTAACCAACTTCTATTTCGAGGGTAGCAAGCGTAATAGCGATAAAGCCAAGTTTGGTCGATCAAAAGAAAAACGCTCTGACTGTAAACTACTTGTACTTGCATTATGTATCAATAAAGAAGGTTTTATACGTTATTCTTCAATCTTAGAGGGTAATACAGCAGATCCCAAGTCTCTACCCAATATGATTGATACGCTGGCAAAGAGGAATCCATCACGAAGCAAGGATACGCTCGTTGTCATGGATGCAGGTGTTGCCACGGAAGAGAACTTGGAGCTGATTAAAAGAAAAGGTTACAATTATCTCTGCGTATCCCGTACGAAAATGAAAGACTATACGCTCAGTGATGATAACAAGAGCGTTACAGTAATGGATGCCCGTCGGCAGAAGATAACGCTGAAAGAGGTTAAGACAGAGGATGATAAGGATTATTATCTCGAAATAACATCTCCTTCGAAAGCTATGACAGAGTCGTCCATGAACAGGGTTTGGAGAGAGCGTTTTGAGATGGAACTGCAGAGGATAAACGATGGAATCTCCAAGAAAGGTGGAACAAAAACCTATGAAAAGGTTGTTGAACGTACAGGACGTGCCATACAGAAGTACCCATCTATAGCGAAGTTCTACCAGATTAGCTACATAAAAAATGAGGAGAAACCCAAGCAGATGCTACGTGTAGACTGGGAGATAAAAGACCTCTCGGCAATGGAATCTGGGCATGGAGTCTATTTCCTCCGCAGCAATGTCAGGACACTTTCTGAGCGTGTGACATGGGAATACTACAATCTTATTCGTGAGATAGAATGTACGAACAGACAACTAAAGAATGATCTCAACCTCCGTCCTATCTATCATCAGAAAGATGAGCGAAGCGATGCACACCTTTTCTTCGGTTTATTAGCCTACTGGGTGGTAAACACCATCCGTTGTCAATTAAAACGAGAAGGAGAATCCTGTTACTGGACCGAGATAGTACGACGTATGAGCATCCAAAAGCTCGTCACCACAAAAGGGAAGAATCCATTAGGTGAAACCATCGAGATGCGCCAATGTAGTAGTCCTTCGAAGCAAGCAAAACAAATATACGATAAGTTGGACTTAAAACACTCACCATTCAAAAAGAATAAAATTTGTAGGACACAGAGCCCATAA
- a CDS encoding BRO family protein yields the protein MKKEVIQELYNGFEAVAVEVEGIECWSARKLQLLLGYSKWENFSKVIDKAKIACENAGSLVSDHFPDVRKMVNHGSGSEREIDDILLTRYGCYLIAQNGAPRKEQTSTYRSTKAFGSKCQPGSFKEP from the coding sequence ATGAAAAAAGAAGTAATTCAAGAATTATACAATGGCTTTGAAGCTGTGGCTGTAGAGGTCGAGGGGATTGAATGTTGGAGTGCACGCAAACTTCAGCTGCTTTTGGGTTATTCCAAATGGGAGAATTTCTCGAAAGTAATAGATAAAGCCAAAATTGCCTGTGAAAATGCTGGGAGTTTGGTTTCTGACCATTTTCCTGACGTCAGGAAAATGGTTAATCATGGCTCTGGGTCAGAAAGAGAAATTGATGATATTCTTTTAACTCGCTATGGCTGTTACCTAATTGCACAAAATGGTGCCCCACGTAAAGAACAGACTTCTACATATAGAAGCACCAAAGCATTTGGTTCAAAGTGCCAGCCTGGAAGTTTCAAAGAGCCATAA
- a CDS encoding alpha-L-fucosidase: protein MKKTLLLIATLLASYVGMAQETYHPTAENLKAREQFQDEKFGIFLHWGLYSMMGTTEWIMTNRDINYKEYPKLAKTFYPSEFDADAWVKAIKAAGAKYITITTRHHDGFSLFKTATSTYNSVDGTPFKRDIIKEMADACQRNGIKLHLYYSHLDWGREDYPVGRTGTGTGRPKEKADWASYYKFMNTQLTELLTNYGKVGAIWFDGWWDHDSDAKPFDWQLEEQYAMIHKLQPQCLVANNHHHTPFPGEDIQIFERDLPGENKAGLSGQSIGRLPLESCQTINEHWGYNITDTLYKSPKELIQMLVRAAGKNANLLLNIGPEPGGALPELALNRLQAIGEWLNKYGETIYGTRGGIVGPHEWGVSTQRGNKLYIHILNCMDSSLFIPTGNHKIKSATVFGTNKRVNFTKTGNGITLNFDTVPTDIDYIVELTL from the coding sequence ATGAAGAAGACTCTACTTTTAATCGCAACACTGCTGGCAAGTTATGTCGGTATGGCACAAGAGACTTATCATCCAACGGCTGAGAATCTTAAAGCACGCGAACAGTTTCAAGACGAGAAGTTTGGTATCTTTCTGCATTGGGGACTCTACTCAATGATGGGTACTACCGAATGGATTATGACCAACAGGGATATCAACTATAAGGAATATCCTAAGTTGGCAAAGACGTTCTATCCTTCAGAGTTTGATGCGGATGCTTGGGTGAAAGCTATCAAAGCTGCTGGTGCAAAGTATATCACCATTACGACACGTCACCACGATGGATTCTCACTCTTTAAAACAGCTACCAGCACGTATAATTCCGTTGATGGTACTCCTTTCAAACGTGACATCATAAAAGAAATGGCTGATGCTTGTCAACGTAATGGTATCAAGTTGCATCTTTACTATTCTCACCTTGACTGGGGACGCGAAGACTATCCAGTGGGAAGAACTGGAACTGGAACTGGTAGACCAAAAGAGAAGGCTGACTGGGCAAGCTACTATAAGTTTATGAACACGCAGTTGACGGAATTGCTCACCAACTATGGGAAGGTGGGAGCAATCTGGTTTGATGGCTGGTGGGATCATGACAGCGATGCAAAACCTTTCGATTGGCAGTTGGAGGAGCAGTATGCAATGATTCATAAACTACAGCCACAGTGCCTCGTCGCTAACAACCACCATCATACTCCTTTCCCTGGCGAGGATATCCAAATCTTCGAACGTGACTTACCGGGTGAAAACAAGGCTGGTCTCTCTGGTCAGAGCATCGGTCGCCTACCATTAGAATCATGCCAGACCATCAACGAGCATTGGGGTTACAACATCACTGACACCCTCTACAAATCACCAAAGGAGCTGATTCAGATGCTTGTTCGTGCTGCTGGTAAGAATGCCAACCTCCTCCTCAACATCGGTCCTGAACCAGGTGGTGCCCTTCCCGAACTTGCCCTCAACCGCCTTCAGGCTATCGGTGAATGGCTGAACAAATATGGTGAAACCATCTACGGCACTCGTGGCGGCATCGTTGGGCCACATGAATGGGGAGTAAGTACACAGCGTGGTAACAAACTCTACATCCACATCCTAAACTGTATGGACTCCAGCCTCTTCATCCCTACTGGCAACCACAAAATCAAGTCTGCCACCGTCTTTGGCACCAACAAACGTGTCAACTTCACAAAAACTGGCAACGGCATCACCCTCAACTTCGACACCGTCCCCACTGACATTGATTATATCGTTGAGTTGACGTTGTAA
- a CDS encoding VapE domain-containing protein: MKAENQRNRQSERLKNDITRRLLNYLERKYEMRYNTALGCTEIRKAGSDEPFVPADERMRNTIAIKARLDGIDAWDKDIRRYTESGFVKAFNPVDDFLKGLQGRWDGKNHIEALADCVPNDNARWAEWFHTWFLAMVAQWMGLDVSHGNSVAPLLISRQGYRKSTFCKRLLPEALQWGYNDNLIMSEKQNTLRAMTQSLLINIDEFNALSAKTQDGFLKNVMQLASVKLRQPYRQQQLTLPRVASFIATANISDVFSDPSGCRRFIAVTLTGPIRLPDRIDYEQLYAQAVAELDSGRRYWFDEADTQAIMANNQHYQQRTPAEALFLDCFSIPKDLTKGAYMTAASIFSLLRQRYGSQLNLTSLSHFGRVLANIPNLHSKHSSHGTEYLVAVRSSLGQSASSILNR, from the coding sequence ATAAAAGCTGAAAATCAGCGTAACCGACAGTCGGAAAGACTTAAAAATGATATTACTCGTCGTCTGCTCAACTATCTTGAGCGGAAGTATGAAATGAGATATAACACCGCCTTGGGGTGTACGGAAATCCGAAAGGCTGGGAGTGATGAACCTTTTGTGCCTGCGGATGAACGGATGCGCAACACAATCGCTATAAAGGCGCGTCTTGATGGGATTGATGCGTGGGACAAAGACATCCGACGATACACGGAGTCGGGCTTTGTCAAGGCTTTTAATCCTGTGGACGATTTCCTCAAAGGACTGCAAGGACGATGGGATGGAAAGAATCATATTGAGGCGCTGGCAGACTGTGTTCCTAATGATAACGCACGGTGGGCAGAATGGTTCCACACGTGGTTTCTGGCAATGGTGGCACAATGGATGGGGCTGGACGTCTCACATGGTAACAGTGTGGCTCCGCTGCTCATCTCCCGACAGGGTTATCGGAAGTCTACCTTCTGCAAACGCCTTCTGCCAGAAGCGTTGCAGTGGGGATATAACGATAATCTTATTATGAGTGAGAAACAGAATACGCTGCGTGCAATGACACAGTCGCTACTGATAAATATTGATGAGTTCAATGCCTTGTCGGCAAAGACGCAAGACGGTTTTTTGAAGAATGTCATGCAGCTTGCAAGTGTCAAACTTCGTCAGCCTTATCGTCAACAACAACTTACGTTGCCACGTGTTGCCTCTTTCATTGCGACGGCAAACATTTCGGATGTCTTTAGCGATCCCAGTGGCTGCCGTCGTTTTATAGCAGTCACGCTGACTGGTCCTATCCGTTTGCCCGACCGCATAGACTATGAACAACTCTATGCGCAGGCTGTTGCTGAATTAGATAGCGGTAGACGTTATTGGTTTGATGAGGCTGACACCCAAGCAATTATGGCGAATAACCAGCATTATCAGCAGCGCACTCCTGCCGAAGCCCTCTTTTTGGATTGTTTCTCTATCCCAAAGGACTTGACCAAGGGTGCATACATGACTGCCGCCTCTATCTTCAGCCTACTTCGTCAGCGGTATGGCAGTCAACTGAACCTGACAAGTCTTTCCCATTTCGGTCGTGTTCTTGCCAATATCCCGAACCTTCACAGTAAACATTCTTCGCATGGTACAGAGTATTTGGTCGCAGTACGTAGTAGCCTTGGTCAGTCTGCCTCTTCCATCTTAAACCGTTAG
- a CDS encoding AAA family ATPase, producing MQKYADYIEEIEIDSLWSGKKHIRWTLDRQVNILSGINGVGKSTILNKVIRSLSQGGEFPSHSLKGVRLKVSPNDARWIRYDIIRSFDRPLMNSDSISKINVDLVTELDWQLFQLQRKYLDYQVNIGNRIIETLQSGEADAAEKAQQISQPKKRFQDILDDLFTETGKKIIRSENEIKFSSLGEVLAPYQLSSGEKQILVILLTVLVEDNEHYVLFMDEPEVSLHIEWQKRLIDLILELNPNVQIILTTHSPAVIMNGWIDRVTEVTDITDK from the coding sequence ATGCAGAAATACGCAGATTACATAGAAGAGATTGAGATTGACTCGCTTTGGAGCGGGAAGAAACATATCCGTTGGACACTGGACCGGCAGGTGAATATCCTCAGTGGTATCAATGGTGTCGGGAAGAGTACCATACTTAATAAGGTGATACGCAGTCTGTCGCAAGGTGGTGAGTTCCCCAGCCATTCACTGAAGGGTGTCCGACTAAAGGTAAGTCCTAATGATGCGCGGTGGATACGTTATGATATTATCCGCTCGTTTGACCGTCCACTGATGAACTCGGATAGTATTAGCAAGATTAACGTCGATCTTGTTACAGAACTTGATTGGCAGCTTTTCCAACTTCAACGCAAGTATCTTGACTATCAGGTGAACATCGGTAATCGTATCATCGAGACCTTACAAAGTGGTGAGGCAGATGCTGCAGAGAAGGCGCAGCAGATTTCTCAACCTAAAAAACGCTTTCAAGACATCTTAGACGACCTCTTCACCGAAACTGGTAAGAAGATTATTCGCTCAGAGAATGAGATAAAGTTCTCATCACTCGGTGAGGTACTGGCTCCTTATCAGCTGTCAAGTGGTGAGAAGCAGATTTTGGTTATCCTGCTGACCGTATTGGTAGAAGACAATGAGCATTACGTTCTCTTTATGGACGAGCCAGAGGTGAGTCTGCATATAGAATGGCAGAAACGCTTAATCGACCTCATCTTAGAACTGAATCCGAATGTTCAGATTATCCTCACAACCCACAGTCCGGCTGTCATCATGAACGGATGGATTGACCGTGTAACAGAAGTTACGGACATAACCGATAAATGA
- a CDS encoding DUF1016 N-terminal domain-containing protein gives MNNKLTSSNLFSDVYGIIEQGRQQAYAAVNKSMIETYWNIGKRIVEEEQSGKERAEYGEEIINNLSTQLTHTYGKGFSSRYLRSFRRFYLLIDDYEIWKSRFPNLTWTHIFKVLRIDDETAMRWYLEAASKEMWSVQNT, from the coding sequence ATGAACAATAAATTAACATCATCAAACTTATTCAGTGATGTCTATGGCATCATCGAGCAAGGACGTCAACAGGCTTATGCCGCTGTCAACAAATCAATGATAGAAACCTATTGGAACATAGGGAAACGTATTGTTGAAGAAGAACAAAGTGGTAAAGAACGTGCTGAATATGGCGAAGAGATTATCAATAATCTCTCAACACAGTTAACCCATACCTATGGTAAAGGCTTTAGTTCAAGGTACCTTCGTTCCTTTCGTAGGTTTTATCTTCTTATTGATGACTATGAGATTTGGAAATCGCGATTTCCAAATCTCACTTGGACACATATTTTCAAGGTCCTACGCATAGACGACGAGACTGCTATGCGATGGTATCTTGAAGCAGCATCAAAGGAGATGTGGAGCGTTCAGAACACTTGA
- a CDS encoding SIR2 family protein translates to MDLKRFDCKNTLIDAMHSGINLFVGAGFSVYAKDKNEKNLPTGNKLIEELHTIFGSGQQDLARYCSVMEKKNKTALIDYLTKRFRVSSYDKCYLNLNLINLKGVYTTNIDDLIPQIIEKSDSRYVNYQHTNGDCIDERGVNYLPLHGYVQNPERGYVFSVEKIANIFNQATRIWSYLSAALEKYPTVFIGYGLNDAGVIEAITSEQTFQNAQKSKWIVLYNPTKDDIEYFESMGFNIIIADTKEFLGAIETFDEWDNIKANQSKDIEKLLPANIIPKDTRGQIQRPIEEFYRGLPPKWTDILRNVIYKTSHYKNIEDSIFNRQKGTIIIGSPISGKTTLSMQVGYFIQYSGVKLFFTDLNQGRANYISKIIGNKNALLIVENFTDDIQAFMTLKALPNVKLVGVDRSHNFGYVSHLIDKNRFDIINVTPLTEFDIQGIIDTIPDGIRKSEAEIRKSKPRDMDESIFEFVIRYIKGESVKNRYKNFIDKLEIDDIALAEFLVLCAYMHAARVPLSMEVAYSYFDDFSYSDVIDMRDQLADFLKEDDAEELAQNNINGYRPRSSITSDAILAYVSPVLLAKVLNTLIDNVSYVKICNFKTFRKWAFDKVLMSKAFPNWEEGKNFYEKAFLFDNKNPYVLQQGALYLSSKQKYQEAFDWIDKAKILTNDRQFSIRNSHAIIMFEANYNIKTDEAEDQLDRSMEILHKCFNDDMRKTFHAKTYADQALRYYKKYNNPKSIEYLRQSLVWLEQERNANTWAFDLKSYINKVRDALRIAGQKIS, encoded by the coding sequence ATGGATTTAAAAAGATTTGATTGTAAAAACACATTGATAGATGCGATGCACTCTGGGATAAATTTATTCGTAGGTGCTGGTTTTTCTGTGTATGCTAAAGACAAAAATGAGAAGAATTTGCCAACAGGTAATAAACTAATAGAAGAATTGCATACTATTTTTGGATCTGGACAGCAAGATTTAGCAAGGTATTGCTCTGTTATGGAAAAAAAGAATAAAACGGCACTAATAGATTATTTGACAAAAAGATTTAGGGTCTCAAGCTATGACAAATGCTACTTAAATCTTAATTTAATTAATCTAAAAGGAGTATATACAACAAATATTGATGACTTGATTCCCCAGATTATAGAGAAAAGTGATTCTAGATATGTTAATTACCAACATACAAATGGTGATTGTATAGATGAGCGTGGCGTAAACTATCTTCCGCTCCATGGGTATGTGCAGAATCCAGAAAGAGGGTATGTTTTCAGTGTAGAAAAGATAGCCAATATATTTAATCAAGCAACAAGAATATGGTCATATCTATCTGCTGCTCTTGAGAAATATCCAACCGTGTTTATTGGATATGGATTAAATGATGCTGGTGTTATAGAGGCAATTACCTCTGAGCAGACTTTTCAAAATGCCCAAAAATCGAAGTGGATAGTTTTATATAATCCTACGAAAGATGATATAGAATATTTTGAAAGTATGGGCTTTAATATTATCATTGCGGATACAAAAGAATTTTTAGGTGCAATTGAAACTTTTGATGAATGGGATAATATAAAAGCTAATCAGAGCAAGGATATAGAAAAATTGTTACCTGCTAATATTATACCTAAAGATACACGGGGACAAATTCAGCGTCCAATAGAGGAATTTTATAGGGGGCTTCCTCCAAAATGGACTGATATATTGAGAAATGTTATATATAAAACCTCTCACTATAAAAACATTGAAGATTCAATTTTTAATAGGCAAAAAGGTACTATTATCATAGGCTCTCCTATCTCTGGGAAAACAACTCTTTCGATGCAAGTTGGTTATTTTATACAATATAGTGGGGTCAAATTATTTTTTACAGATTTAAATCAAGGAAGAGCTAACTATATATCAAAAATTATAGGGAATAAAAACGCACTTTTAATTGTAGAAAATTTTACGGATGATATACAAGCTTTTATGACGCTAAAGGCACTTCCTAATGTAAAACTTGTAGGTGTTGATAGAAGTCATAATTTTGGTTATGTGAGCCATTTAATAGATAAAAATAGATTTGATATTATAAATGTCACCCCATTAACAGAATTTGATATTCAAGGTATTATTGATACCATTCCTGATGGGATAAGAAAGTCCGAGGCAGAGATAAGGAAAAGTAAGCCCCGTGATATGGATGAATCTATCTTTGAGTTTGTTATTAGGTATATAAAAGGAGAAAGTGTGAAAAATAGATATAAGAATTTTATCGATAAATTAGAGATAGATGACATAGCTTTAGCAGAATTTTTAGTTTTATGTGCTTATATGCATGCGGCAAGAGTGCCATTATCAATGGAAGTTGCTTATAGTTATTTTGATGATTTTTCTTACTCTGATGTTATTGATATGAGAGATCAATTAGCTGATTTTCTTAAAGAAGATGATGCTGAAGAGCTCGCTCAAAATAATATAAATGGTTATAGACCACGTTCATCGATTACTTCTGATGCAATATTAGCCTACGTATCACCTGTGTTGCTTGCAAAAGTTTTAAACACCTTAATAGATAATGTGTCTTATGTAAAAATATGTAATTTTAAGACATTTAGGAAATGGGCATTTGACAAGGTGTTAATGTCAAAAGCTTTTCCTAATTGGGAGGAAGGGAAGAATTTCTACGAGAAGGCTTTTTTGTTTGATAACAAAAATCCTTATGTCTTACAACAAGGAGCATTGTATCTTTCTTCTAAACAAAAGTATCAAGAAGCCTTTGATTGGATTGATAAGGCAAAGATTCTAACGAATGATAGGCAATTTTCTATAAGAAACTCTCACGCAATAATTATGTTTGAGGCTAACTATAATATAAAGACCGATGAAGCAGAAGATCAATTAGATAGAAGTATGGAAATACTTCACAAATGTTTTAATGATGACATGCGTAAAACTTTTCATGCCAAGACTTATGCAGATCAAGCTTTACGATATTATAAGAAGTATAATAATCCTAAATCGATAGAATATTTACGACAATCTTTAGTATGGCTTGAGCAAGAAAGGAATGCAAACACTTGGGCTTTTGATTTGAAATCGTATATAAATAAAGTCCGTGATGCTCTAAGAATAGCTGGGCAAAAGATTAGTTGA
- a CDS encoding DUF4435 domain-containing protein: protein MGKRLSDNLSSAYIDAANRLNGKRARRKIIAYVEAYDDIFFWRTVLSGFENEECYFEVMLPSRLNLTKGKRSVLMNLVSQNIGENMIACVDADYDYLLQGTTPLSDEVNKNPYVFHTYAYAIENLQCYAPSLHDVTVAVTLNDHSIFNFEEFLKLYSESIHPLFVWSIWHYRQGIHRRFTISDFNRVVEIGKFSLQGATECIQRLRHKVQMRVRQLQKENPNAKESYLKLKDELRSLGVTPSTTYLYIQGHHLFDNIIVPVLKRVCDLLVREREDEINRNAVHDTQRRNELSSYGHSTEAIIPMLRRNVGYTNAEPFLRLKEDIYTFLNPPTQQPTD, encoded by the coding sequence ATGGGAAAAAGACTGAGCGACAACCTATCATCGGCTTATATTGATGCAGCGAACCGATTGAATGGTAAGCGAGCACGGAGAAAGATTATCGCATATGTGGAAGCGTATGACGATATCTTCTTTTGGCGCACTGTCTTAAGCGGTTTTGAGAACGAGGAATGTTACTTTGAAGTGATGTTACCATCGCGATTAAACCTTACCAAGGGCAAGCGGTCGGTCTTGATGAACCTCGTTTCTCAGAATATTGGTGAGAACATGATTGCTTGCGTGGATGCTGATTATGACTATCTACTACAAGGAACTACCCCACTATCCGATGAAGTAAATAAAAATCCATACGTTTTCCATACGTATGCTTATGCCATTGAAAACCTACAATGCTATGCACCGAGCCTACATGATGTGACAGTAGCAGTAACGCTCAACGACCATTCTATCTTTAATTTCGAAGAGTTCCTAAAGCTATACAGTGAGAGTATACATCCCCTCTTTGTCTGGAGTATCTGGCATTATCGCCAAGGTATTCATCGACGATTTACCATCTCCGACTTTAATCGAGTTGTGGAGATTGGTAAGTTCTCTCTGCAAGGGGCAACTGAATGTATTCAACGGCTGCGCCATAAGGTGCAGATGCGTGTACGACAACTGCAAAAGGAGAATCCGAACGCAAAGGAAAGCTATCTAAAACTAAAAGACGAACTGCGTTCCTTAGGTGTTACACCTTCAACAACCTACTTATATATACAAGGTCATCATCTCTTTGATAATATCATCGTACCAGTCTTGAAGCGGGTATGCGACCTTCTTGTGCGTGAACGTGAAGACGAGATTAACCGCAATGCAGTACACGATACGCAACGTCGCAACGAACTGTCAAGTTATGGTCATAGTACGGAGGCGATTATCCCTATGCTCCGTCGCAATGTAGGTTATACAAACGCTGAACCATTCCTAAGATTGAAAGAAGATATTTATACATTCTTGAATCCACCGACACAACAACCAACTGACTAA
- a CDS encoding DUF6078 family protein gives MCTDLSNMPKDWAVCFMHDCILKEQCLRYYAGKALPIGQHSTLTVLPSARSGNSCKAFYALETERLAWGFSHLFDDVKHSDYRSLRGTMESHFGSRFVYYRYHRGINKLSEGEQQWVDELFQRYGYAAPRVYDNYQTCWK, from the coding sequence ATGTGTACAGATTTGTCTAACATGCCCAAAGACTGGGCAGTGTGCTTTATGCACGATTGTATTCTCAAAGAGCAGTGCTTACGCTATTATGCTGGTAAGGCACTTCCTATCGGTCAACACTCGACTTTGACGGTTCTTCCTTCTGCGCGTTCTGGCAATAGCTGTAAGGCGTTCTACGCTTTGGAGACAGAACGATTGGCGTGGGGATTCTCGCACCTTTTCGATGATGTGAAGCACAGTGACTACCGCTCTCTGCGTGGTACTATGGAGAGTCATTTCGGAAGTCGCTTTGTTTATTATCGTTACCATCGAGGAATAAATAAACTGAGTGAGGGCGAACAGCAATGGGTTGACGAACTCTTTCAGCGTTATGGCTATGCTGCCCCACGTGTATATGATAACTACCAGACGTGCTGGAAATAA